From the genome of Mucilaginibacter paludis DSM 18603:
TCAGGTTATACCACATCGGCTGTTTATGCCCCGGTATCACAATTATTAAAAAAATTGTGCCGGAAAGTGTGGTACCTTGTTGAAGAAAAAACCACCTTATCACTACAGTTAAAAAGAACGGCTTTGGCTGTTCCGGTTAATATGGCCCTCAAGGCTCTATTAATTCTATTTTACCCTAAACACACACAATATACATTGCCTAATGAACTTACACTTCACCCTTAACTCCTCACCTTATGTTTGTAATTAAACGCGACGGAAAAAAAGAAACAGTAAAATTTGATAAAATTACGGCCAGGATTGAGAAGCTGTGCTACGGCTTAAATCCATCCTTGGTTGACCCTATAGATGTGTCCAAAAAGGTAGTTGAAGGCCTGTATGATGGAGTAACCACATCAGAGCTGGATAACCTTGCTGCCGAAACCGCGGCTTCGTTAACTACCAAGCACCCCGACTACGCTTTACTGGCATCGCGCATAGCGGTATCAAACCTGCATAAAAATACCATTAAGTCGTTCTCCGAAACGATGCGCAACCTTTACCTTTATACTGATAAAAAAACCGGTAAAAACGCGTCGCTTATAGCCGATGATGTTTGGCAGGCCATTGAAGCCAATGCCGAACTGTTAGACAGCACCATTATTTATGACCGCGATTTTGGCTTTGACTACTTCGGTTTTAAAACCCTCGAAAAATCATACCTGCTTAAAATAGACGGCAAAATTGCCGAGCGTCCGCAGCATTTATTTATGCGTGTTTCGGTAGGCATCCATAAAGAGGATATCGACAGCGTTATCAAAACCTATAACCTGATGAGCGAGCGCTGGTTTACCCATGCTACGCCAACGCTGTTTAACGCGGGTACGCCTAAACCGCAAATGTCGTCGTGCTTTTTACTCACCATGCAGGACGATAGCATCGATGGTATTTACGATACGCTGAAACAAACCGCTAAAATATCACAAAGCGCCGGCGGCATAGGCCTGAGCATACACAATGTACGCGCAACAGGCTCATACATCAGCGGCACAAACGGAACCAGCAACGGCATTATCCCTATGCTGAAGGTGTTTAACGATACCGCCCGTTACGTTGACCAGGGCGGCGGCAAGCGCAAAGGTGCCTTCGCTATTTACCTGGAGCCATGGCATGCCGATATTTTTGAATTTTTAGACCTGCGTAAAAATCACGGCAAGGAAGAAATGCGCGCCCGCGATTTATTTTACGCGTTATGGATCTGCGATTTATTTATGCAACGTGTGGAAGAAGACGGGCAGTGGAGCCTGTTTTGCCCGCACGAAGCACCGGGATTACATGAGTGCTGGGGTAAGGAGTTTGAAGCTTTGTATACTAAATACGAAGCCGAAGGCCGCGCCCGTAAAACCATCAGGGCTCAGGAGCTTTGGTTTGCCATTTTAGATGCGCAGGTTGAAACCGGCACACCTTATTTGTTATACAAGGATGCCGCCAACAGCAAATCAAACCAGCAAAACCTGGGCACTATTAAAAGTTCTAACCTATGTACCGAGATTATCGAGTATACATCTGCCGATGAGGTAGCTGTGTGTAACCTGGCTTCGTTAGCGTTACCAAGGTATATTACAGCCGGTGTATTTGACCATCAGAAACTTTACGAAGTTACTTACCAGGTAACGCTGAACCTCAACAAGATCATCGATCATAATTACTATCCGGTGGTTGAGGCCAGCAACTCCAACTTCCGCCACCGCCCTATCGGCTTAGGCGTGCAAGGTTTGGCCGATACCTTTATCCGCCTGCGCCTGCCCTTTGAAAGCGATGAGGCCAAAAAGCTGAACAAAGAAATATTTGAAACCATTTACTTTGCCGCCATGACGGCTTCGAAGGATCTGGCTATTCAAGACGGCCCTTACGAAACCTTTAAAGGCTCGCCTTTATCGCAAGGAAAATTCCAGTTCGACCTGTGGAATGTTACACCTGATAGTGGCCGCTGGAACTGGGAAGACCTGCGTAGCGACGTGATGAACCACGGTGTGCGTAACTCTTTACTGGTTGCCCCTATGCCTACGGCTTCTACGTCCCAAATATTGGGTAACAACGAGTGCTTTGAGCCTTATACCTCCAACATTTATACCCGCCGGGTATTAAGCGGCGAATTTGTGGTGGTAAACAAATACCTGCTGCACGATTTGGTTGAACTTGGCTTATGGAACAACGACATGAAGAACCAGATCATCAGCGCCAATGGTTCAGTACAGGATATTCCTGAAATCCCTGCCGAAATCAAGGAACTATACAAAACCGTATGGGAAATTAAGATGCGTACCATTATAGATATGGCTGCCGACCGTGGCGCTTATGTATGCCAGTCGCAATCGCTTAACTTGTTCATCAGCTCGCCAAACGCGTCGAAACTAACCTCTATGCATTTTTATGCCTGGAAAAAGGGATTGAAAACAGGTATGTACTACCTGCGCACCCAAGCGGCATCGCAAGCGGTTAAGTTTACCATTGAGAGCCAGGGAGGCAAATCAATGGAACCTGTAATACCGGAAAACGGTGTAGCCGTAGTTGACGAAATACCCGACGGGCCGGTTTGCTCGATGGAAGAAGGCTGTGTAACCTGCTCCGCATAATTTTAATAGCCGATGCGATAGGTTCTATAATATAGAAAAACCCTTAGCTTTAATTAGCTAAGGGTTTTTGTGTTTTCAACCCCAAACAACAGGTATAGTCTTGGTGCGAAACCCACGACAAAGGGCCATCTAAAGCATGTAAAAAAAAAAGGGGTTAAAAAATTTTTTTTTATCAAAATAACTGTAACTTACACAAGGTTTATTTACGTATAAAACATACAATAAGTTTATTTTATGTGTAAAATAAACTTTGCGCATAAAATAAAAAATACTTATCTTTGCGGACTTTTTAAAGGGAATATATTTTGCAAACTTTATACAATTTACCTGCATTCTATTTCGTTTTAATTAATAGAAGAACATACAATATGTGTTTTTATTGGAGGAATCAATAATGAAATCATACACTCATATAGCCAAAATCTATGGCTTCAAATGTTACTTTAATGAGGACAATGGAGAAGTAGAAGGCACAAATTGGCTCAACGAAAAAATGATTGAATTATTTGTTTGGATAGATTTAACCTTTAGTGATAACGAACAATTTAAAATAGAAATTATTGAAAAACTTTGACATCTCTAATTTGTTGAATAAAAAAAGAGGGTCGAGTTGACCAGACCCAACACCTCTATTACTGAGAAATAACCATGCTGGGGGGCTTAGTTTTTAATCAGTATTTTGAAGGGTTTACCGTTTGCTCTACGAATTACTTTTCCTTTTACGGTAATTGTCATTCTGTAAATGTAGTAACCATCTTCTTCTTTTTTATCTTTTTGAGACATAAAGCTTAAATCTGCGTCCTTTGGCGCACTTTTCTGATATTTTTTCTCCTAATCAGGAAAGGATTACTCAACCTTTTTGGTCTTAAAAAGCTTTACCGGCTGAGGGGCTTAGCGATAACTTAAGCAAGCTCAACAGCGTGAGTATATTTTTTAGGTGCTTTATATTGTAACAAATAAGATAAGCTCCAAAAATACTAAAAATTTTACTAATTACTATTATAATTATTCTGCTTTTTGGAGATTTGAGTTAACTCTCATATAACTCCCTGATAGACATTTAATTGCTATATATTTTCACTCATCTAAATCTTTCGGGCTAATAATATAGATCTATTGACTCGTTTTATTGACCTACAACTTTTATCATCCAATTGTTAATATTTGTTAAAATGCCCCATCCAGTAAAACCTTTGCCGCTACCGCCACTCTATATCACTAAACAAAAATTTTCAACTATGAAAAAGATTCTTTTTACAGCGATATGCTTGTTATTGGTAGCTGGGTCGGTTAGTGCCCAGCAACATCGCCGATACTATCCTCGCAACCGCCCTCAGCCTAATCACCGCCGGCCGGTTCAAAACGATTTTAACACCATTAAATTTGGTATAGTTGGCGGCGTTAACGTATCCAATATTATCAACACCAACGATGCCAATTTTTCAACAGGTACCAGGGCCGGGCTAAACGCCGGTGTTAGCTTAGAGGTGCCCATCAGCTACCCGTTTGCATTTCAGCCGGAGCTGCTTTATTCGGGCAAAGGCTACAGTGCCATCACGCCGGTGGGCCAGTTTAGCCAGCGCACCAACTGGATCGATCTGCCTTTGTTGTTAAAGGTTAAGGTAGTGCCAGGTTTTAATTTTGTAGTGGGCCCGCAGGTATCGTTCCTGCTGTCAACCCAAAACACCTTTAACAACGGCTACAGCACCACCACCCAGGATGTGTACAACAAAGCCACCGATGGCTACAACAAAACCCTGATAGGCGGTGTATTAGGCGTAGGTTTCGAGGTAAGCCCCAATGTGGAATTACGGGCCCGGTACTATATCGACCTGCAAAGCACAACCATCAATGGCGTGTCTGACATTCCGCAGTATAACAACCAGGTTTGGCAGTTTGGTGTAGCGGTTAAGTTTTTTTAAAAAGCGGGGGGGTATCCACTCTCATGTCTTTTCGACGAGGTACGAGGAGAAATCTTTTGCAAGGAATGTCTGATTTTAATATCGCGTGCAGACTTAACAATTGCAAAAGATTTCTCCCTCTGGTCGAAATGACAATTTTTTATAATCCCGCCCTTACACCCCAAACACCTCCGGATACATCAAAGCGGCCTTTAAAATAAACGCCGAACTATCCACCGTCCAGATCTCCCCGTCCTTTACCATTTGCAATACTTTGGTGGCCGGCACTTTAACTACTTCAATACATTCGGTAACGTCAAACTTTTGCACGGTGTTAACCTCGGCGTTAAATACAATATATCCGTAGGTAACCTGCTTGGTTTTGGTAGTGTTGTTGGCCAGTTTCCCTAAGGGGATCAGGTCATCGGCAGTAACTTTAATACCCGTTTCCTCTTCCAGTTCGTTCAGGGCCGAGTCGATCACGCTTTTGCCTTTTTGCTGCATGCCGCCGGGTATTTCCAGTAAAATATCGCTCAGGCCGTGTTTGTATTGTTTAACCAGGGCTACTTCGTGTTTGCTGTTCAGGGCGATGATCATCACTACATCGCCCAGCGGAGAAAAAAAGTAGTCGTCAATAATATGCCCGTTTTGCAATTGCACCTTGTGGCGTAGTATCGGGAACCAGGGGCTTGGCGATACATCCTCTTCTTCCAAAACAATCCATCTTTTTATTTCTCCGTTAGTAGTCATATTATTATCCTGATGATTTTAGCAAGTATAAATATTCTGTTGTAGCTTAGCAATACAGCATCTGCAAAAGACCATGAATAAATACCTCCGCCTGATTGGCCTCTTATTTTTTTGCCTTACGGCCAATACGGCATCCGCTTATCACAACGGGTGTGATACCGCGCTCCATGCCGATAGCATCCTGGCCAGCGGTGCAGCCCCCCGGTTGATATCCAGCCAATTTAGCTTTACCGAAGGCCCGGCGGTTGACCGGCAAGGAAATATTTTTTTTACGGACCAGCCTAACAACAAGATCTGGGAGTATGATATCAACGGCAAACTCTCTATTTTTTTAGACCCGGCAGGCCGCTCCAACGGAACTTATTTTGACCGGGAAGGCAACCTGATAGCCTGCGCCGATGAGCATAACCAGCTGTGGAGCATTAGCCCTAAAGGCAAAATCAAGGTACTGATCGACCTGTACAAAGGCAAGCACCTGAACGGCCCCAACGACTTGTGGATTGACCGCCGCGGCGGCATTTACCTAACCGACCCATATTATCAGCGCCCCTACTGGCAAAGGCAAGCGCCTGAGCTGGCTGGCGAAAAGGTATATTACCTGCCCAAAGGGAAAAAAGAGCTGCTTGTTGTTGCCGCCGACCTGGTTAAACCCAACGGCATTGTAGGTACACCCGACGGACAATATTTATACGTTGCCGATATTGGAGCCAATAAAACTTATAAATACCATATTGAGCGCAACGGCGAGCTAAGCGATAAACAATTGTTTACCAACCAGGGATCGGACGGGATGACGCTGGATAACCACGGCAATGTTTACCTGTGCGGTAACGGGGTAACAGTTTACAACCCCGCCGGGCAAAAGATATTACACATCCCCATCCCGGCTAAATGGACGGCCAATATTTGTTTTGGCGGCAGGGATAGATCAGTCTTGTTTATTACGGCATCCGAGTCGGTTTATGTTTTGCCTACTTTGGTAAAGGGGGTGGAGTGAGGGGGGGCGTTAGGTGGTAATACTGCACTTTATAGTCGCTCGCATAGAACACACCCCTCCGCCCCTCTCAAGAGGGGAATCGCGCTTTCCATCGCTTTTTTTTATTTATTTTACTGATAATGAGTGCTTTTATTGGGCTCCCCTCTTGAGAGGGGGCGGGCTCGGCAGTGCGGCTGCGGGGGTGTGTTTCGCCCTGCGACGAACTTTGGAAAAATGACAAAATTTCGAGATGGCAATTTTTTTCGAGCTTGATTATTAAGGTGATCATACCACCTCCCTAAGATACACCCCTAAACACTCTTCGCCCGGCGGAACCTTATCTTCAGCTTCAGCTCCTTGCTCTCATCCATTCCTTTCCACTCGGGGCCGTTTAAAACCAGTTCCATCGCCTTTTGGTTCATGGCATCGCTTTTACCCCTGATCACCCGGATGCCCTTGATGCTGCCGTCGGCACTTACCTTGAAAGCCAGTTTCACGCGGCCGGTTTCGCCATCAGGCATTACGGCATTCTTCCTTAAATAATCGCGGAATGCTTTCCATCCCATTAAGGGGTGACTCTGATGGCTGGGCTTGTCGTCGTCCACATATCCCGGAACAGATACCGTGGCCAGTTCGGTAGCGCTTTCTTTCAGTACCACCTTAATGCTATCGGTATTATTTAACGGTACCTGCCTGGTTTCGTATCCCGCGTAAGCAATACTTAAAGTGCCTTGTGCGGGTAGTTCGGTAATGGTGAATGCGCCATTGGCATCGGTGACAGCAGTAAGCGGCGTTCCCTTTACCGCAATTTTAACACCCGATAAGGCATGCCCGGTTGGGTCGGTTATTATACCGCTGATCTTTTTATCAACGGGCTTAACCGGCACCGCTGGTGCTGTGTTCTGTATCTCCAGGCTCTGCGCTCGGTTGGCAAGCACCTGTGCTATCGTTTGTGCAGGCTGATCAGTGGTTTCTGCATGACCCGCAGTTGCGCCGTTAGCATTCAGTTTTGTTTTATGCTGATGGGACGCAATACGCTGCGTTGCTGCCGGGTTTTCCTTTACAGGTGCTGTTTCTGTTTGGATTTCCTTTACTATCTGTGTGTTTGCCTGGCTGGCTGGTTGTTGCTGCTTATCAACAACAGGTTTGTCATTTTCAATTTTATGAAGTGTTTGGGCTATAGGCGCCTTTGGCTCATCATTCCGCGGCAAAAACCAAATCAAACCGATGCTCAGCGCAATTAATACCGATGCGGCAATAGGCAATATGCGCCATAAAACCAGGCTGCGCCTTTCGGTTGGGTTAACCCGTTCATTAAAAAGGTCCTTAATTTCCTCCAGATTGGCCTCCTGATCTGCACCTATTATATCATACCCTTCCAGTGCGTCCATTAAAAACGGATCGTTCTGCGCCTCTTTTTCCAGCGCATGCATCTCCTTAGCGTTAAGCTCGCCGTTAAGATACTTTTTAATTTGCTGCGATATGTCGGTTTTATTAACGCTCACGATTTTTCTCTAAACAGATCTTTAAATTTCTTTTGCCATTTTGTATATAACTCTTTACCTCGTTTAAGCTGTAGCCCGTATGCTCTGCAATCTCTTTATAACACTTTTCGTCAAGGTAAAACATATTTACCGTTAATTTTTGCGCCGGGGGCAGTTTTTCTTTACAACGCTCCAGCGCAGCCAAATCGTCTTGCAGGGCCTCATATTCAGGATGCAAATCTACAGCCAATTCCATAACGCCATCTAAACTTTCCTGTTCCCATTTTTTTTCCGAGCGTAATTGCATCAGGCAGTAGTTGCGACTAAGCGTATACAGCCAGCTTTTAAACTGTTTAATATCGTAGCGGTTAACCTTGGCCAGCAGCTCCTCAAATATCTGCATTACAGCATCCTTACTCAGCTCCTCGTCCTTTAAATATTTAAGGCACACCCCGTAAACCAGGCTCATGTAGCGCTCATACAAACGGGCAAGCACAGCCAGATCGCCGGTTTCGCGATAGTTCCGCAGCAGTGTATCATCATCTGCTTCAACCGGTTTTCTGGAGCTTTTTAAAAACTTCATGTTGAGGTGTAAAATATATTTTTTTTATGGCTTATGGAAATCGGCTTTCGGCCTGCATCTTAATTACAAACAGCAGCCAATATGAGCACACCAATTCGCATTAATAATGATACCTGAAAGCATCAACCAACGCCTTTAAGCTATAGATGCGCTACAGGCCCTCAATTGCATAATTAGTAAACAAAAATTTATCACTTAATACATCAAAATCATGTTAGGATCAAATATCGACATCATGCGCTCACAGTGGATAGATGTCGTTTTTAAAGACAGAAACCAGGCCTACGGCGCCTACGAGTTACGCCGCGAAAACTCACGCAATACCAACAAGGCATTATTGATTGCCGCATCGGTATTTGTGTTGGTGCTATCTGTACCCACTATTGTTAATATCATCAGCGGCTTTATCCCCAAAGCCGATCCACCTTATCGCAGCATAGAAGTTAATATAACGCCGCCGCCGCCAATAGAGCAACAAATAACACCGCCACCCGTGCAGCAAAAAATAGTACAGTCGCAACACGATATGGTGCGTTTTCCGCCGCCAATTGTTAAGCCAGACAATGAAGCACGCGATGAACCGCCAACAGATACCAAATTGATTGATACCGATCCCGGCCCGCAAACCATGAAAGGCAACCCGGGAGCCGATATTGTAATTGACGAAAAAGTTGGCCCTAAAGTAATGGAGGGTGTTACAGAGGCTTCGGATGAGAAAACAATATTTATCACTACAGAAGTTAACCCCTCATTCCCAGGCGGCGAAGCCGCATTCGGTAAATTTCTACAAAACCACATCCGCTACCCGGCCATAGCTAAAGAAAACGGCGTACAGGGCCGCGCATTTATCCAGTTTGTGGTAGAGCGAGATGGCAGCCTAACCGACATGAAAATTTTACGCGACCCGGGCAGCGGCTTGGGCGAAGAAGCCGTTCGGGTGTTAAAAAGCTCGCCACATTGGTCGCCGGGGATACAAAACGGCAGACCCGTTCGGGTACAATATACCGTACCGGTAAATTTCAGCCTGGCAGCAGATTAACCTCATCTATATCTCAGATCAACGTCTCCGGGGCAGCTCCGGGGGCGTTTTTTATTTGGCCTGCATGCGCTAATCCGCCTTAGCGTAATTCTGATGTTCGGTAAGCAGAAACTTTTTAAGCTCAGCTAACTGATCGGTATTAATCAGGTCGACACCGCAATCCAGCAACTCTTTCCAAACCACCGGGTTCTCCGGCGAAGCCCATAACCGTACCCTTTTACCAAATTTGTGAGCAAGCATCACGTAACCGCATAAACGCTGCCGCTCGTTGAACGGGATATTGCCCTTGCCCGTCCATTTTAACAGGCGCGAATATTTGCAGCTGGCC
Proteins encoded in this window:
- a CDS encoding ribonucleoside-diphosphate reductase subunit alpha — protein: MFVIKRDGKKETVKFDKITARIEKLCYGLNPSLVDPIDVSKKVVEGLYDGVTTSELDNLAAETAASLTTKHPDYALLASRIAVSNLHKNTIKSFSETMRNLYLYTDKKTGKNASLIADDVWQAIEANAELLDSTIIYDRDFGFDYFGFKTLEKSYLLKIDGKIAERPQHLFMRVSVGIHKEDIDSVIKTYNLMSERWFTHATPTLFNAGTPKPQMSSCFLLTMQDDSIDGIYDTLKQTAKISQSAGGIGLSIHNVRATGSYISGTNGTSNGIIPMLKVFNDTARYVDQGGGKRKGAFAIYLEPWHADIFEFLDLRKNHGKEEMRARDLFYALWICDLFMQRVEEDGQWSLFCPHEAPGLHECWGKEFEALYTKYEAEGRARKTIRAQELWFAILDAQVETGTPYLLYKDAANSKSNQQNLGTIKSSNLCTEIIEYTSADEVAVCNLASLALPRYITAGVFDHQKLYEVTYQVTLNLNKIIDHNYYPVVEASNSNFRHRPIGLGVQGLADTFIRLRLPFESDEAKKLNKEIFETIYFAAMTASKDLAIQDGPYETFKGSPLSQGKFQFDLWNVTPDSGRWNWEDLRSDVMNHGVRNSLLVAPMPTASTSQILGNNECFEPYTSNIYTRRVLSGEFVVVNKYLLHDLVELGLWNNDMKNQIISANGSVQDIPEIPAEIKELYKTVWEIKMRTIIDMAADRGAYVCQSQSLNLFISSPNASKLTSMHFYAWKKGLKTGMYYLRTQAASQAVKFTIESQGGKSMEPVIPENGVAVVDEIPDGPVCSMEEGCVTCSA
- a CDS encoding porin family protein gives rise to the protein MKKILFTAICLLLVAGSVSAQQHRRYYPRNRPQPNHRRPVQNDFNTIKFGIVGGVNVSNIINTNDANFSTGTRAGLNAGVSLEVPISYPFAFQPELLYSGKGYSAITPVGQFSQRTNWIDLPLLLKVKVVPGFNFVVGPQVSFLLSTQNTFNNGYSTTTQDVYNKATDGYNKTLIGGVLGVGFEVSPNVELRARYYIDLQSTTINGVSDIPQYNNQVWQFGVAVKFF
- a CDS encoding NUDIX hydrolase; the encoded protein is MTTNGEIKRWIVLEEEDVSPSPWFPILRHKVQLQNGHIIDDYFFSPLGDVVMIIALNSKHEVALVKQYKHGLSDILLEIPGGMQQKGKSVIDSALNELEEETGIKVTADDLIPLGKLANNTTKTKQVTYGYIVFNAEVNTVQKFDVTECIEVVKVPATKVLQMVKDGEIWTVDSSAFILKAALMYPEVFGV
- a CDS encoding SMP-30/gluconolactonase/LRE family protein, with protein sequence MNKYLRLIGLLFFCLTANTASAYHNGCDTALHADSILASGAAPRLISSQFSFTEGPAVDRQGNIFFTDQPNNKIWEYDINGKLSIFLDPAGRSNGTYFDREGNLIACADEHNQLWSISPKGKIKVLIDLYKGKHLNGPNDLWIDRRGGIYLTDPYYQRPYWQRQAPELAGEKVYYLPKGKKELLVVAADLVKPNGIVGTPDGQYLYVADIGANKTYKYHIERNGELSDKQLFTNQGSDGMTLDNHGNVYLCGNGVTVYNPAGQKILHIPIPAKWTANICFGGRDRSVLFITASESVYVLPTLVKGVE
- a CDS encoding energy transducer TonB family protein, which translates into the protein MSVNKTDISQQIKKYLNGELNAKEMHALEKEAQNDPFLMDALEGYDIIGADQEANLEEIKDLFNERVNPTERRSLVLWRILPIAASVLIALSIGLIWFLPRNDEPKAPIAQTLHKIENDKPVVDKQQQPASQANTQIVKEIQTETAPVKENPAATQRIASHQHKTKLNANGATAGHAETTDQPAQTIAQVLANRAQSLEIQNTAPAVPVKPVDKKISGIITDPTGHALSGVKIAVKGTPLTAVTDANGAFTITELPAQGTLSIAYAGYETRQVPLNNTDSIKVVLKESATELATVSVPGYVDDDKPSHQSHPLMGWKAFRDYLRKNAVMPDGETGRVKLAFKVSADGSIKGIRVIRGKSDAMNQKAMELVLNGPEWKGMDESKELKLKIRFRRAKSV
- a CDS encoding RNA polymerase sigma factor, which produces MKFLKSSRKPVEADDDTLLRNYRETGDLAVLARLYERYMSLVYGVCLKYLKDEELSKDAVMQIFEELLAKVNRYDIKQFKSWLYTLSRNYCLMQLRSEKKWEQESLDGVMELAVDLHPEYEALQDDLAALERCKEKLPPAQKLTVNMFYLDEKCYKEIAEHTGYSLNEVKSYIQNGKRNLKICLEKNRER
- a CDS encoding energy transducer TonB → MLGSNIDIMRSQWIDVVFKDRNQAYGAYELRRENSRNTNKALLIAASVFVLVLSVPTIVNIISGFIPKADPPYRSIEVNITPPPPIEQQITPPPVQQKIVQSQHDMVRFPPPIVKPDNEARDEPPTDTKLIDTDPGPQTMKGNPGADIVIDEKVGPKVMEGVTEASDEKTIFITTEVNPSFPGGEAAFGKFLQNHIRYPAIAKENGVQGRAFIQFVVERDGSLTDMKILRDPGSGLGEEAVRVLKSSPHWSPGIQNGRPVRVQYTVPVNFSLAAD